A genome region from Pseudoalteromonas tetraodonis includes the following:
- a CDS encoding bifunctional acetate--CoA ligase family protein/GNAT family N-acetyltransferase translates to MSLKRISQFFNPSSVAVIGASNTPTRAGNVVMRNLLQGGFKGPIMPVTPNHTAVHGVLAYSSIEALPKVPDLAVICTNKNTLMKIIEQLGTLGCQSAIIIADGLTGTQKQELKDNAAKHKVTLLGSNCLGLLIPHIGLNASFSHTVATPGKLAFVSQSAAVCSTILDWAKNKEIGFSYFVSMGDCLDIEFDEILDFLGRDAKTKAILLYIDNINDIRSFISAARAAAFSKPVIAIKTGRTSAGALAAEIHTGGKQSSDAVYDAMFQRAGMLRVNDLRELFAATQTLAMHPKLLQVEQLTILTNGGGPGVMAVDELIQSSGKLAQLSDETREALNKVIPHSDTTSNPVDIFGDSAPVRYKHALEILLNAKEVKNLLIIHTPSALAPSENYAQVIVEALNKLPKMARPYVITNFMGEDAAFAARRICANNAIPTYRTPEGAVGAFMHLVSYRRNQKHLTQTPESNTDDATINKVAAKAAIKEFLNDEQHYLSTHQASQILSSYGIDCIQTEVAYTPTEAKEQAIELGFPVALKLMSPSIPSKSEVGGVVLNLNDAQEVEQTAFAMLLRIKNTYPDAIIDGFSLQKMAPRAGANELRIAIKTEPNFGPVILLGEAGTGLEYAQAAVALPPLNMNLAKYLIAAAHDKGVLKDRILPEKVDKYRLCALLTRISQLVVDQPDITSLELNPILASNGQFLVLDATMNLNQYQVQAHRKRLSIRPYPIELVETVTLKNKTLATLRPIKPEDEQAHQEFDRSLSKEDRYKRFFGELPQFNHDQLAKMTQIDYDREMAFIVTQTQDEQQHTLGVSRVIMDPDNLQAEFAIVVRSDCQGLGLGRILMNAAISHCRRQGVKTVEGITLPENTGMIELARKLGFKISRDFEEGSINMLLTL, encoded by the coding sequence ATGAGTCTAAAACGTATTAGCCAGTTTTTTAATCCAAGCTCAGTCGCTGTTATTGGGGCATCAAACACCCCTACTCGGGCTGGTAATGTGGTAATGCGTAATTTATTACAAGGCGGGTTTAAAGGGCCCATCATGCCTGTTACACCCAATCATACTGCAGTGCATGGCGTATTGGCTTACTCAAGTATTGAAGCCCTTCCCAAAGTACCTGATTTAGCCGTTATCTGTACCAATAAAAACACCTTAATGAAAATTATTGAGCAGCTAGGTACGCTGGGGTGCCAAAGCGCTATTATTATTGCTGATGGCCTAACAGGTACCCAAAAACAAGAACTTAAAGATAACGCTGCAAAGCATAAAGTGACGCTGCTTGGCTCAAATTGCTTAGGGTTACTTATTCCGCATATAGGTTTAAACGCGAGTTTTTCGCACACTGTTGCCACGCCAGGTAAACTGGCTTTTGTGTCGCAATCAGCGGCTGTTTGTTCAACGATTCTTGATTGGGCTAAAAATAAAGAAATTGGCTTTTCATACTTTGTATCTATGGGAGATTGTTTAGATATTGAGTTTGACGAAATACTCGACTTTTTAGGCCGCGACGCTAAAACCAAAGCTATCCTACTTTACATAGATAACATTAATGATATTCGCAGCTTTATTTCTGCCGCGCGTGCGGCGGCATTTTCTAAGCCCGTGATCGCTATTAAAACAGGCAGAACCAGTGCAGGCGCTCTTGCCGCTGAAATACACACCGGCGGAAAACAAAGCTCAGATGCAGTATATGATGCCATGTTTCAACGTGCAGGGATGTTGAGAGTAAATGATTTGCGTGAACTCTTTGCCGCCACTCAAACCTTAGCAATGCACCCCAAATTACTGCAAGTAGAGCAGCTAACTATATTAACTAATGGCGGCGGCCCTGGAGTGATGGCCGTTGATGAACTTATTCAAAGCTCAGGTAAACTTGCTCAGCTTAGTGATGAAACGCGCGAAGCACTCAATAAAGTGATCCCACATTCAGACACAACATCAAACCCTGTCGATATATTTGGCGATTCTGCGCCAGTGCGTTACAAACACGCATTAGAAATACTGCTTAATGCTAAAGAAGTTAAAAACTTACTGATCATTCATACTCCATCGGCATTGGCCCCGAGTGAAAATTACGCTCAGGTTATTGTTGAGGCACTGAACAAATTACCAAAAATGGCACGCCCGTATGTGATCACTAATTTCATGGGAGAAGATGCCGCCTTCGCAGCCAGACGCATCTGCGCAAATAACGCCATTCCGACCTATCGTACCCCAGAAGGCGCAGTTGGTGCCTTTATGCACTTAGTAAGCTATCGTCGTAACCAAAAACATTTAACCCAAACGCCAGAATCAAACACCGATGATGCAACTATTAATAAAGTAGCAGCGAAAGCAGCTATTAAAGAGTTTTTAAATGATGAGCAACATTACTTATCAACCCATCAAGCGAGTCAAATTTTAAGTAGCTACGGTATAGACTGTATCCAAACTGAAGTAGCCTACACCCCTACTGAGGCAAAAGAGCAAGCAATAGAGCTAGGTTTTCCGGTCGCATTAAAGTTGATGAGCCCCAGCATTCCCTCTAAGTCTGAAGTCGGTGGCGTAGTACTCAACCTCAATGATGCGCAAGAGGTAGAACAAACGGCATTTGCCATGCTGTTAAGAATAAAAAACACCTACCCTGATGCTATTATTGATGGCTTTTCGTTACAAAAAATGGCGCCTAGAGCAGGTGCCAATGAGCTGCGCATAGCCATTAAAACAGAGCCTAATTTTGGGCCAGTTATTTTATTAGGTGAAGCTGGCACAGGGCTTGAGTACGCTCAAGCGGCGGTGGCCTTGCCACCACTGAATATGAATCTAGCTAAATATTTAATTGCCGCCGCCCATGATAAAGGAGTCCTTAAAGATCGCATTCTGCCAGAAAAAGTAGATAAATATCGTTTATGTGCGCTACTGACCCGAATTTCTCAACTCGTTGTCGATCAACCCGATATCACCTCATTAGAGCTAAATCCTATTTTAGCCAGTAATGGGCAGTTTTTAGTCCTTGATGCCACCATGAACCTAAATCAGTATCAGGTTCAGGCGCACCGAAAACGTTTATCAATCCGCCCTTATCCTATTGAGTTGGTTGAAACGGTGACCCTAAAAAATAAGACCTTAGCAACGCTCAGACCAATCAAACCAGAAGATGAGCAGGCACATCAAGAGTTTGACCGCTCCTTAAGCAAAGAAGATAGATACAAGCGCTTTTTTGGTGAATTGCCACAATTTAACCATGATCAACTCGCTAAAATGACGCAAATTGATTACGACCGCGAGATGGCATTTATTGTTACCCAAACACAAGACGAGCAACAGCACACATTAGGGGTTTCGCGAGTGATTATGGATCCCGATAACTTACAAGCAGAGTTTGCCATTGTGGTACGTTCTGATTGCCAAGGACTTGGGTTAGGGCGTATTTTAATGAACGCGGCTATTTCTCACTGCAGACGCCAAGGCGTGAAAACGGTTGAAGGTATCACCCTGCCAGAAAATACCGGCATGATTGAGTTGGCTCGTAAACTCGGGTTTAAAATAAGTCGTGATTTTGAAGAAGGCAGTATCAATATGCTGCTCACATTGTAA
- a CDS encoding SIMPL domain-containing protein, whose product MNKISNVTVFMAAACLSIGLIALGFIIKGAALDIKGMERTVQVKGLAEREVVADTVIWPLQFNDADNNLEKLVERVEQKNDAVIAFLKLHGFDDQEISTGTQSIIDKQAREYANDNQKFRYVISSNIIVYSNAPDKVKNALSKVSQLAKQNIAIVQDNYQTRIEYIFTGLNDIKPAMVQEATEKAREVADKFAKDSNSRLGKIKTARQGQFSISDRDSNTPQIKNVRVVTSVEYYLSD is encoded by the coding sequence GTGAATAAAATATCGAATGTAACCGTTTTTATGGCAGCAGCGTGTTTAAGCATTGGCCTAATTGCATTGGGTTTTATTATAAAAGGGGCTGCGCTTGATATTAAAGGGATGGAGCGCACGGTGCAGGTAAAAGGGTTAGCTGAACGTGAAGTTGTGGCAGATACCGTTATTTGGCCTTTGCAGTTTAACGATGCCGACAACAATCTTGAAAAGCTTGTTGAGCGAGTTGAGCAAAAAAATGATGCGGTGATTGCTTTTTTAAAGTTACACGGCTTTGATGATCAAGAAATATCGACAGGTACTCAATCTATTATTGATAAGCAAGCCCGTGAATACGCGAATGATAACCAAAAGTTTAGGTATGTTATTAGCTCAAATATTATTGTTTACTCCAATGCTCCTGATAAAGTTAAAAACGCACTGAGCAAAGTGAGTCAGTTAGCTAAACAAAATATAGCTATTGTGCAAGACAACTATCAAACCCGTATTGAGTATATTTTTACTGGGCTTAACGATATAAAACCAGCCATGGTGCAAGAAGCCACAGAAAAAGCCCGTGAAGTGGCAGATAAGTTTGCTAAAGATTCAAATTCACGCTTAGGTAAAATTAAAACCGCTCGCCAAGGGCAGTTTAGCATTAGCGATCGGGATTCAAACACGCCGCAAATTAAAAACGTACGTGTTGTTACCAGCGTAGAATATTACTTATCAGATTAG
- a CDS encoding ion transporter, with translation MRKLRQTINQVFEASGKYQRAGHILDVILISIIMINVVAIVLESVHSIATEYYSEFLILELVSVAIFSAEYLIRAWTCVDRVKYASMNCSNTQKRIRYILSPLAIIDLIAILPSLLMFFFAIDLRFLRVLRLLRVFKLTRYSRAMQLLLQAFIDESSSLLAAFFIMSVVLILASCGIYLLEHDIQPDKFGSIPAAMWWAMATLTTVGYGDVVPITPIGKLFGGVITLVSMGMVAIPTGLLASSFSEQIRKRRQLFEDATHEKITDGKLTDEQMHHLEELRYKLGLSKLEANKAIKAELNKRSSHLFCRHCGKRP, from the coding sequence ATGCGTAAACTAAGACAAACCATAAACCAAGTATTTGAAGCGTCAGGTAAGTATCAGCGAGCGGGACACATTTTAGATGTCATACTGATCAGCATAATTATGATTAATGTGGTGGCGATTGTGCTTGAGTCGGTGCACAGCATCGCAACCGAGTACTATAGCGAGTTTTTAATCTTGGAGCTGGTATCAGTGGCTATATTTAGTGCTGAATACCTAATACGTGCTTGGACTTGTGTCGATCGCGTAAAGTACGCCTCCATGAATTGCTCAAATACACAAAAACGGATTCGATATATTTTATCACCACTGGCAATTATCGATTTAATTGCCATTTTGCCTAGTTTATTAATGTTTTTCTTTGCTATCGATTTACGTTTTTTACGGGTACTGCGGTTGTTGCGGGTATTTAAGCTCACCCGTTATTCTCGAGCAATGCAATTGTTATTGCAGGCGTTTATTGATGAGTCGAGTTCATTACTGGCGGCATTTTTTATTATGTCTGTGGTACTTATTTTAGCCTCTTGCGGTATTTATTTATTAGAGCACGACATTCAACCAGACAAGTTCGGCTCTATTCCTGCAGCCATGTGGTGGGCAATGGCAACCCTAACTACGGTTGGTTATGGCGATGTTGTGCCTATAACGCCTATTGGTAAACTATTTGGTGGCGTAATCACTTTGGTGAGTATGGGGATGGTTGCCATACCAACCGGTTTATTAGCGTCGAGTTTCTCAGAGCAAATACGCAAACGTCGCCAGCTATTTGAAGATGCCACCCACGAGAAAATAACCGATGGTAAGCTCACTGATGAGCAGATGCATCACCTTGAGGAGTTACGCTACAAACTAGGGCTAAGTAAACTAGAGGCCAATAAAGCAATAAAAGCAGAGCTAAATAAACGCAGCTCACACTTATTTTGCCGTCACTGTGGTAAGCGTCCTTAA